The nucleotide window ATAGAGTTATTTAACTATTATTATCAAGTTTAATAAAGTGCTTAGTTTTAATCTTGAATTTGCAATAATATTCACTAAAAACTACGTGTCCAACACCCCTTTGAAGTGGTCATAAACCTTGTTTGAACAAGTGATTGACAAGTAGCAGCACCACAAGAAGATTCTAGATCGACGGACCGGTGCTTCTATAGTCGACTACCATGAGCAGTAGCGGAGCCAAGATTTATTTTTTGAAGTGTGATAAAGAAGATTTAACCATATATTTAAGGGGGATGATTGAGATTTTGGCTTAAataatacactaatttttttacGGGGGTGGCCATCCCCTCACGGGTGGCTGTAGGTCCGCCACTGACCACAAGTGCTAGTCAACATCGCATTTCCGACAAGAGTGACGACGGGCTGGAGATACCATTCCATCAACGAGAGTCTCAAACAGCTTAACATTTTTATGCATCAAAGTTTGGAAACATGCACACACTTGGTTACTAAATTCCTAGATTCATCAAACATAAAGATATAATTGCATGAAACATACATAAACTCCacttttgaaccctttgttaacGTGGTAGCCGAGACACAAACGGAACACACAAACTGAACTTGACGAGTTCGACTCTttttattgatgtaaaatgaaaTTACAAGCGCATTCAAAACAAACAACCCTAACAACTCCATATATAGGTAAACAACTCGGGGAAGAAAAAACAATTTAAACTAGGAAACATAATCTTGCGAGACGAACAAAGCTCCATAATAATATATTAGAAATTATTATTAACCCTTTAGTCCCTTGACTCTAGATCTCCTCCTGGCCACCCCTGAGACCGTCCGCACCTCCCTGTTGATCCCTTCGACTTTACCCGACTTCAATCTTGTTGGTGTTGCTAGTATTTTCACATCCTTATAGCCTTTGTTATGCAACATCAGTTTtgtcaaaaataacaaaaatacaaCTAAAATCAATGTAATGCATTTACCTACCTTCTCCAACTCCACACGTTAGTATAAACTAAACACTAGTGTTGGTCCAAAACAGATCTTTAAGTAGTCGCTTCTTGATCTTCCACCGGCTTGGTGGAAGTTCGGCGCCTCCACCTTCACCTCCACCTCCGCCTTCGGTTGTTTGTTTCCGGCCTCCAAATATCAGTTCTTTGAGAATTCGTTTCTTAATCTTCCACCTGCTCGCTGGAAGCTTGTCAAACGAAGGCCCAACGGCCTTTCGACGACAGCCACCTCTGGTGCCGATCGGTTGCTTTCCCAAGTCACCCATCTTCTActatttgtgtgtgtgtgttttgtatgCAAAGAATGTGATTTTGTGTATAATTGTATGTGTTTTTGGATTGAAATATGTGACGTGTATATATAGAAGAAGGGGGATTAGTGACTTGGTGTATAAATGTATTGATTACGCGTTATTAATAACGTGTTACTTGAAGGCTTCTTTGGTGAGTGCCATGCTACGTTAATTCTCATTACAAGAAATGACTAAAAAGACTTGGTCACCACTCATGGTTATGTTTTATTCAAGGGAACAAGTAATCTTTAGACTTTTAACACCATACAAAGACTTGGTCACCACTTGCTATCATCGCTCGAACGCCGCCCCACCGCCACAACCTCCATCCTGCAAcgactactactactactactactactgaggaagttacttttgattttttttaacggctaaatTTACATCAAACCTGCCTGTTGCAGGATTTGAACCCACAACCATTTGTTTGAGGAATACTATACTTTACCACCAAGCTATTCCTTAGAAACGAAGTTAATTTGGATTAATTGAGAAATGTGTTGGTTAGTGTTGACCGAGATACAAGGAAAGAGACGTTGATGCTGGGTGAAAAAGTCATATTCTGAACGTTGCATTCTGTTCAGATTCTGAAGGAAGGAACCGCATATTTCAACGAATATTCTATTTTGTTTTTTAGTATAAATAAGGCAAGAATGTGCAGAGTAGAATCAGTCGAAAAAACAATATCATTCTCTCTTGTAATCTGCGCCAACTGTTTATTAATAAAAGCTTTCGGTTCTTCATGTTTGTTTTGTTCACTGTTCTTTTTCTCAGCTTGTTTTTACCTCTTTGAtaccaacatttggtatcagagctccacGTTTTTTTTGATCCTGGTTCATGCCAAAAATACTCCGACTACAAGATATGACAGGCACAGTTGCGAACACCTCAAACCCAGCCCCAAAAGAGAACCCATTCCCGTTTCAATGCCCGGTACTCACTGCAACTAATTACATGACCTGGGCGATTAAGATGGAAGCCGTACCGGATGCCCAAGGGCTTTGGGAATCCATAGAACCTGCAACCGGTGTGGTTGTAGACGAGAAAAAGAGCAAGACGGCGCATGCGTTCATCTTTCAGGCCATACCCGAAGAGATCTTGATGCAGGTTGCAAAGAAGAAAACCGCAAAGGAGGTATGGGAGTCATTGAAAACGAGATTCGTGGGAGCAGAAAGGGTGCAGAAGGCAAGGCTACACACGTTGAAGAGCGAGTTCGAGTCACTCCGGATGAAGGACGGGGAGTCCATAGATGAATATGCGGGTAAATTGTCGGCGATGATATCGAAATATAGTAGCGTGGGAGCCATTTTGAAGGATGAGGAAGTTGTTCGTAAGTTCCTAGACACCGTGACGGATCGCTACATACACTTGGTAGCTTCGATGGAGCAATACTCGGACATCGAAAACATGCCGTTCGAAGAGGCCATCGCTAGGTTGAAGGCCTTTGAAGACAGACTGAAGCTGCGACAAGGGAATGCTTCAAATGGCGATAGTACGTTGATGTTCGCCAAAACAGAAAGTTCGAGTAACATTAAAAGCGGTCACAGGTGGAATCAAAATCGTGGAGGTTCAAATACACGAGGTGGAAGATATGGATCCAGAGGTGGTCGTGGTGGTCGTGGAAGAGGCGAGAAAAGCTGGAATAAGTCTTCACAAGAGGCTAACAATCAAACGAGAAAGCCGCGAGACAAGAGCCAAGTAAGATGTTTTGAGTGTCAACAAATGGGTCATTACGCATCGGAGTGCAAAGCTGGGAAGAAACAAGAACAAGAGGCGCGTTTGACGAAAGAGAATGACGATGAACCGTCTTTGTTGTTAACCGTAGTTGGAGAACAAACTGTTACGGTTGTATCTTTGGATGAACAAAAGGTGTTTTTGCAGTGTGAAGATCAGGGCGATCAAAGCAAAAACTTGTGGTACCTCGACAATGGAGCGAGCAATCATATGACGGGGGAGAAGGAGTTCTTCGCCGAATTAAATACGAATGTAACGGGTCATGTACGTTTCGGAGACGGTTCAAAGGTAGAAATAAAAGGGAAAGGTACTCTACTATTTCAATGTAAGAATGGAGATCAGTTAATGATTCCACAAGTATATTTCATTCCGGCTTTAACAAGCAACATCCTAAGTCTAGGGCAGATGACGGAAGATGGATATGACATATCCATGAGGAATGAATTTCTTAAAGTTAGAGATGTGGAAGGTAAACTTGTGATGAAGGTGCAAAGGTCAAAGAATCGGTTGTATAAGATAGTGTTACAACACACTAAACCCATTTGTTTGGCTACAAAAGTTGAAGAAGATGCATGGTTGTGGCATGCAAGGTTTGCACATGCAAACTTTCAACTGTTGGAACAGATGGGTAAAAAGGGCCACGTGAATGGGTTGCCAATAATAACTCATCCAAATCAGTTGTGTGAAGGATGTCTTATAGCTAAGCAAGCTAGAGGAAGCTTCCCAAACAAGGCACTTTGGAGGGCTACAAGGCCACTGGAACTTTTGCATGCTGATCTCTATCACACCGAAATCGGTAGGAGGTAACCATTACTTTATGTTAATCGTAGACGATTATAGTAGATATATGTGGGTATATTTACTTAGATCAAAAGATGAAGCTTTGTCTAAATTTAAGTTTTTCAAAACTCAAGTTGAAAAGGAAAGTGAGTTTGAAATTAAGTTGTTAAGAACCGATAGGGGTGGTGAGTTAAATTCTCAAGCCTTTGATGAGTTTTGCAAAGAAAACGGAATAAGGAGACAAAAAACAGTACcctacactccacaacaaaatggtgttgtGGAGCGCAGGAATAGAATTGTTATGGGTATGACAAGGGCAATGTTAAAAGCAATGGAGGTGCCTGATATGTTTTGGGGGGAGGCTGTGAGTCATGCTGTTTATGTATTAAATATGGTGCTTACTAAAGCTGTAAAAGATGCAACACCATTTGAAAAGTGGAAGGGAAAAAAGCCGAACACATGCTATTTAAGGGTCTTTGGTTGTGTTGGGTTTGCGATAAAATTAAAGGGTCATAAAAGTAAACTTGAAGATAGAAGCAGACCTTTAGTGTACTTGGGTGTTGAGCATGGAACATTGGGTTTTAAGTTATATGATCCAAGAGATAAAAGGGTAATTATAGCAGGGGAAGGTGATGTGAAATTTGATGAAAGGAAAGCATGGGCATGGGGACAAaatgttggtatcatcgtcatcggaaacccaggaccaatCGGAACGGATGGTCTTGTGACCACAAACACAATCATTTACGAACAACCCACAACAATCACACATGTTCATGATTATGAATTGAAACGAAAAACTGATTTGCAAAAAACACACTAACCGAATTGAAACTGATTGACACTTGAACTTTGAATATGATAACTGAATGTAAACCACGTTCTGATTACAAACGAACTAACTGACCGAATGACAAGGAAGTTTGGCAGCCGGCTTTTATAGGAATGAATGGGCACGCCGTTTCCCAGTCACACCGTttcacaaacggttgtgatgttcCAAAATAACCGCCCGGTGGTTATTCGCTGATAAGGGGACGTGACGTTTCATAAACTCCGGCCCAAATTCCTTGTGTTAACCGCTAACTACTGGACTAGACATAACATACTAGTTTGACCCGTTCATGTGGCCTACGGCCCAAatataaacataacataaacaattGTTTGACCCATtactaaataaacaaaaaaactAATAAACATTAAACCGGCCCGAGGCCCATAGCTTGTAACTCGGATGATCTTGGTTACCATAACGATCTTCATTCTCCCCCTTAAGCAAGAACATCCGAGCCCTTCGATCACGATCACTCCTTGCGGTTGTTGGTGACCTCGATcttgaccaccatgtcatcgTCGCTTGAATCATCGATCCATCCGCAATTGCTTGAGCTTTCGGCCATGCCAACTTTCTCTCTTGCACGCTCCTTCTTGATGTAATCAAAATACCATTCGACCAACTCTAGATAATAAATGAAGGCGACCTTCATCTCGTAAGCGTCATCCGCTTCGTAGCCATATTTCACCGATATCTCGCCCCACATGTCTTTCTTCATTATTTCATCAAACCCACCGTTGTGCTTCACGATGCGGTGTAGTAGTATGAGGCTAAGATCACGTCCATCAATTAACTCCGGCGGCATTGCTTTTTCACAAACAATCCCTAGAAAGTCCGTGATGAACCAAACTAAAACTTCCTCGAATGGTGCGTCGAAGAATCTTGGGTGCTTCTTGATTTCTTCGTGTAGTGTGATAAGATCCCCTGGTTCAATGCAACTTTCCATGATTAACCCCCTTTCAACAACGTCCTCCTCGAGTTGAGAGAGAGTTATTGCCCGTTCCCGAAGCATTTGCCTTGATTGGCGTGGATTATCCTTCTCGCCTTCGATGTAGATCAATAAAGCCTTCTTTGCTTTCTTCGAGTACACAACCTTCCTAGCGTTTGGGCGTTCATCGTacactttctttttatttttcgaCTTCTCGAATTCTCGTTCATAATAATCCCCCAGACACTCTTGaaactcttctttctctttcttgtACCCATTATCGACCCCAAGATTATCGTAGAAAGTGTTAAGATAATCTTGTTCCAGATCAGTTTCCGACTTATCTTCGTATATGTCCAACCCCTTTGATCGACAACCGAACATCTTCTTCAATACGCACTTCTCACCCATAGTAACCGTCTCAATCCCTTGAAACAGGAGTTGTTCCAAACTTAGAACATTCCTGTCAAGTTTTGGTGCGTAACTAACACACGGGATTGTCTTATCCTTGCCGTCCACCGGCACTCTTACTTCACCAATTCCATGAACAAACGAAACGTCTTTCTTGCTTTCATTCGTTACAACCCCGAAGTGTCTCTTGAAACACTTGAACAAATTACGGTTTCCCGTCATGTGCGTCTTAAACGTGGGATCCACAACCCAGATTGAATCCCATTTACCCCCGCAAGTATCCTTTACAATATAATCACACTCGACTGGTAATGGTGATAATATGATATACTTACTAGGGCAAATTGACGCGATGTGGCCAAACTTCTTGCACTTGAAACACCGAACCCCCGGTTTTCTTGGCCTACCCACTGGTGCATTAGGTTTCTTCCCGTACTTCTTCGTGAAACCCTTTTGGAATACCTTCTTTGGAAACTTTTTCATTGGTGATACCCCGGTCCGCATGGTTGGCTTCCCCTGCGCGTACTCATCCGCTTCCGCCGCCCGGCCGCACTCTCCACTACGAACAAACACATCTTCACCATAATCGGTCATAACCGATTTCCCTTTGTTTCCACGAACTCGGTTTTCTCCTTGATCATAATCCCTTCCGCTTCCTGttaaacctttggctctgataccaatgttggtatcatcgtcatcggaaacccaggaccaatCGGAACGGATGGTCTTGTGACCACAAACACAATCATTTACGAACAACCCACAACAATCACACATGTTCATGATTATGAATTGAAACGAAAAACTGATTTGCAAAAAACACACTAACCGAATTGAAACTGATTGACACTTGAACTTTGAATATGATAACTGAATGTAAACCACGTTCTGATTACAAACGAACTAACTGACCGAATGACAAGGAAGTTTGGCAGCCGGCTTTTATAGGAATGAATGGGCACGTCGTTTCCCAGTCACACCGTttcacaaacggttgtgatgttcCAAAATAACCGCCCGGTGGTTATTCGCTGATAAGGGGACGTGACGTTTCATAAACTCCGGCCCAAATTCCTTGTGTTAACCGCTAACTACTGGACTAGACATAACATACTAGTTTGACCCGTTCATGTGGCCTACTACCCAAatataaacataacataaacaattGTTTGACCCATtactaaataaacaaaaaaactAATAAACATTAAACCGGCCCGAGGCCCATAGCTTGTAACTCGGATGATCTTGGTTACCATAACGATCTTCACAAAAGCCACATGCATGCGATGGCACTTTTTCTGCATGGATGCCATCTCTCTCATATTGGTCACATGGGGTAGATGGTGATAGTGACAACACAAGGCAAGGTCAAAGTGAAGAAAGTGGAGGATGGGACCACAACAATGGACCTACTACCCCTAATATCTCTACACCTAACTCTAATGTTTCCCCACAAATGTTTAGTCATGCAGGTACATCATCTCATGAAGTTGAGATGACATATACTCCCAACTTACAACATGCAATGAATGAAGGAAGTTCACCAGCAAATTCATCTCAGTCACTGGATGATACTTCTCTACAAGGAAAAAGAAGTTTGAATGAAGTGTATAATGCAACAGAAGCAATGAGTGAGCAGGAGGTTCGAGAGTTGTATGCTCAAAAAGGTGAATTGTATTTGATTAATGATGAACCAGAAAGTTATGTGGAAGCAATGGTTGATCCGAACTGGAAGAAAGCTATGGATTTGGAACTCGACTCCATCAACAAAAATAAAACTTGGACTCTCGTCGATTTGCCTAAAGATCATAAGGCAATCGGACTGAAATGGGTGTTCAAGTT belongs to Helianthus annuus cultivar XRQ/B chromosome 5, HanXRQr2.0-SUNRISE, whole genome shotgun sequence and includes:
- the LOC118492384 gene encoding uncharacterized protein LOC118492384, which codes for MNMCDCCGLFVNDCVCGHKTIRSDWSWVSDDDDTNIGIRAKGLTGSGRDYDQGENRVRGNKGKSVMTDYGEDVFVRSGECGRAAEADEYAQGKPTMRTGVSPMKKFPKKVFQKGFTKKYGKKPNAPVGRPRKPGVRCFKCKKFGHIASICPSKYIILSPLPVECDYIVKDTCGGKWDSIWVVDPTFKTHMTGNRNLFKCFKRHFGVVTNESKKDVSFVHGIGEVRVPVDGKDKTIPCVSYAPKLDRNVLSLEQLLFQGIETVTMGEKCVLKKMFGCRSKGLDIYEDKSETDLEQDYLNTFYDNLGVDNGYKKEKEEFQECLGDYYEREFEKSKNKKKVYDERPNARKVVYSKKAKKALLIYIEGEKDNPRQSRQMLRERAITLSQLEEDVVERGLIMESCIEPGDLITLHEEIKKHPRFFDAPFEEVLVWFITDFLGIVCEKAMPPELIDGRDLSLILLHRIVKHNGGFDEIMKKDMWGEISVKYGYEADDAYEMKVAFIYYLELVEWYFDYIKKERAREKVGMAESSSNCGWIDDSSDDDMVVKIEVTNNRKE